A window of Acidobacteriota bacterium contains these coding sequences:
- the tuf gene encoding elongation factor Tu (EF-Tu; promotes GTP-dependent binding of aminoacyl-tRNA to the A-site of ribosomes during protein biosynthesis; when the tRNA anticodon matches the mRNA codon, GTP hydrolysis results; the inactive EF-Tu-GDP leaves the ribosome and release of GDP is promoted by elongation factor Ts; many prokaryotes have two copies of the gene encoding EF-Tu), with protein PGDNVALVVELITPVAMEKGLRFAIREGGRTVGAGTITEIVQ; from the coding sequence GCCGGGCGACAACGTGGCGCTGGTGGTGGAGCTGATCACCCCGGTGGCCATGGAGAAGGGCCTGCGCTTCGCCATCCGCGAAGGCGGCCGCACCGTCGGCGCCGGAACGATTACCGAGATTGTGCAGTAA